A stretch of the Acyrthosiphon pisum isolate AL4f chromosome A2, pea_aphid_22Mar2018_4r6ur, whole genome shotgun sequence genome encodes the following:
- the LOC100572126 gene encoding uncharacterized protein LOC100572126 isoform X1 yields MKHWLHCFSILLFILCPQVRYSILLYLDIDIGIIIVLIVFHFLVVPVLDINTNENIIITVTMVATVTCFYFAKKLAIKSHLKYDLEMTNVNGRNENIVLMNETVTIQCIICKRDVLSRTYHCLVCKSKTYVIQQHIILIDRR; encoded by the exons ATGAAACATTGGTTACATTGTTTCTCTATTCTACTCTTCATACTCTGTCCGCAAGTACGGTACAGCATTCTTTTATATTTGGACATTGACATCGGCATCATTATAGTGTTAATAGTATTCCACTTTCTGGTCGTGCCCGTGTTAGATATAAACACCAATGAGAACATCATAATTACAGTAACTATGGTAGCCACTGTGACTTGTTTCTATTTTGCCAAGAAACTCGCAATCAAATCTCATCTTAAATATGATCTAGAAATGACAAATGTCAATGGAAGAAacgaaaatatagttttaatgaaTGAAACTGTAACTATTCAATGCATTATTTGTAAAAGGGATGTACTGTCCAGAACATATCACTGTCTTGTGTGTAAGAGTAAGACCTATGTGATTCAACAACACATCATTCTTATTG ACCGACGATAG
- the LOC100572126 gene encoding uncharacterized protein LOC100572126 isoform X2: protein MKHWLHCFSILLFILCPQVRYSILLYLDIDIGIIIVLIVFHFLVVPVLDINTNENIIITVTMVATVTCFYFAKKLAIKSHLKYDLEMTNVNGRNENIVLMNETVTIQCIICKRDVLSRTYHCLVCKSKTYVIQQHIILIG, encoded by the exons ATGAAACATTGGTTACATTGTTTCTCTATTCTACTCTTCATACTCTGTCCGCAAGTACGGTACAGCATTCTTTTATATTTGGACATTGACATCGGCATCATTATAGTGTTAATAGTATTCCACTTTCTGGTCGTGCCCGTGTTAGATATAAACACCAATGAGAACATCATAATTACAGTAACTATGGTAGCCACTGTGACTTGTTTCTATTTTGCCAAGAAACTCGCAATCAAATCTCATCTTAAATATGATCTAGAAATGACAAATGTCAATGGAAGAAacgaaaatatagttttaatgaaTGAAACTGTAACTATTCAATGCATTATTTGTAAAAGGGATGTACTGTCCAGAACATATCACTGTCTTGTGTGTAAGAGTAAGACCTATGTGATTCAACAACACATCATTCTTATTG GATAG
- the LOC100163642 gene encoding nuclear cap-binding protein subunit 2-like isoform X1: MTDVSSYRDQHFKGSRGELDKILRLSTTIYIGNLAFYTTEGQIYELFSKCGDIKRIVMGLDKFKKTPCGFCFIEYYTREDADNCMRFVNSTRLDDRIIRTDWDAGFIEGRQYGRGKTGGQVRDEYRTDYDIGRGGYGKNAQPKADMIIFGRNKDSLPME; the protein is encoded by the coding sequence ATGACTGACGTAAGCTCGTACAGAGACCAACACTTTAAAGGCTCTCGAGGTGAGCTGGACAAGATATTGCGCTTGTCTACGACCATATACATTGGAAACTTGGCGTTTTATACAACGGAGGGACAGATATACGAACTGTTCTCGAAGTGTGGCGATATTAAGCGCATCGTCATGGGCCTGGATAAATTCAAGAAAACACCCTGTGGCTTTTGTTTCATTGAGTACTATACAAGGGAAGATGCAGATAATTGTATGCGGTTCGTCAACAGCACCCGACTGGATGACCGCATCATAAGAACAGACTGGGACGCCGGATTTATAGAAGGCAGACAATACGGCCGTGGAAAAACAGGCGGCCAAGTTCGGGACGAGTATAGGACTGATTATGACATTGGCCGAGGTGGTTACGGCAAAAACGCACAACCCAAAGCAGACATGATAATATTCGGCAGAAACAAAGATTCCCTTCCTAtggaataa